From one Dermacentor variabilis isolate Ectoservices chromosome 3, ASM5094787v1, whole genome shotgun sequence genomic stretch:
- the LOC142575904 gene encoding uncharacterized protein LOC142575904 → MVRVWHLMLAMLAVAALTEGQRNPYDSQRSSSASDAARRFDLTEEEQRCYDQQHFTQQELQMLRTIDDKLRNGEITRVRSTYPSNVSQTEREMFKERIYSAIMSIAPNERAARIIRDKLDNFVKCMASNSQRPYSGGRNQRE, encoded by the exons ATGGTTCGCGTTTGGCACTTGATGCTCGCTATGCTTGCCGTGGCGGCGCTGACGGAAGGGCAGCGAAACCCTTACGACTCCCAGCGCTCAAGTTCTGCTTCGGATGCCGCTAGAAGGTTCGATCTCACCGAAGAAG AACAGAGATGCTACGATCAGCAGCACTTCACGCAGCAGGAACtgcaaatg CTGAGGACCATTGACGACAAGCTCCGAAACGGCGAG ATCACCAGAGTGAGGTCAACATACCCGAGCAACGTGTCCCAAACGGAGAGAGAAATGTTCAAGGAGAGGATATACAGCGCCATT ATGAGCATCGCACCAAATGAGCGAGCAGCCCGAATCATCAGGGATAAATTGGATAACTTTGTT AAATGCATGGCCAGCAACTCTCAACGCCCTTATTCAGGGGGTCGCAATCAGAGAGAATGA